The following is a genomic window from Bacillus spongiae.
CAGGCTCCAAATGCGGTTGTTTTTGTTCGGCCCAATATGCATAATCCACAGGACTAAAAACTGTTCCAATGGTTTTATTCCCTTCTTGTCGGACATCGTCATCAATTCTTCTTTTTAGTTCGGTAGTATCTACGGGTGCTAACAACTTTGCATCTGCTGTAATCATAGCGCATCCCGTTTTCATTAACTCTTTTTGGCGTTCACGCCGTTCTCTTATTACTTCGGCAGCCGTTCTGTGGACCGTTCTTCTAAGCCCCATCAAGCAACAACTCCTGGTATTCTTCATCCCACGCAATGAGCTTTTTAATCACATATTGCTTTCCATCTAAGAGGACTTTTTCACCTTCCGTAAATACGCTGTCATAGTCCATATAAGCCCTATACTGGACGTTAGAATCATAACCATACTCTTTATACGCAAGCTCTCTTGTGTATGGTTGGACGTCCGCCAAGACGGTTTTAGAGGGTGTTAATTCTCCCTCTATCCATATATCATCTTCATTCATATAACCCTCTGACATTACTAATAAAGTTAATTCGTGATTATTAAACATTTTCAACGCCTCGAATACGCCTAAAATTATTTAACTGCCGTTTTATATCATCACTTAGAACGTTTGTATAAGTAATACTTCTACTTCCTTGCGTTTTGGATGCTATTCCGTTTGCTTTTCTTTTTTCGTACAATGTGGCTGCAATCCACAGCTTAGTAGATGTTGGAATTTCCTCTAAATCTTCATCATCACAATAGCAATAAGATTTTATAACATCGTTTGTCATATCGAGGAGAAGGGAAAGAAGGTCATCCTTGCCCTCTACCCCTAAATATAATTTGAGTTCTGATATCATATTTATTGACCCTTTGGAGTTGCTTTTACTTCTTCATAATCAGGATTTTTTTGTAGTCGTTTTTGATGTTCTTTATCTACAATTTCCCACACTTTTTTAGTCTTTTTGTTTTTAAATTTCACTATTATTCCCCCTATCGGTTTACAGTCATTACTGCAAGCGCTTCTGGTTTAATTACTTTTCCTCCGTAAAATTGTAGGCCCTTCATCGCATCAGCAAAGAAATTTTCTGGACGGTACGCCTCAATAGAATCAATTGATTGAGCAAATGAAATAGCTATTCTTGTTCCTGCAATGACCTTATATTTTTGCCCTGATACGTTTGGTACATTATTAGATGTATAGACTTGCATTCCAGACACATTACCAATGTAGCCAGTAGCTAATACGTTAGAATCCTTCGTAAAGCGTGGGTCTTTTTGAAGTAACCCATGATAAAATTCTGGAACAACCACCCATCTACCCATTTTAGGAACATTCGACTCTGATAATTTCACCGACATATCCACCAATTGATCATAAGCATCCTCTTTTGTCGCTGTGATTGGTGAAGCATCGGAACCGATTGTATTTTTGTTAGATACATCTGTGTAATGACTAGCAATGTATTTATCCATAATGTCAGCTAAGCCGTATGCAGCTTCCGACATTGCTAAATCTACTAAGTTATTTCGTGTCTGCGCTTT
Proteins encoded in this region:
- a CDS encoding phage head-tail connector protein; its protein translation is MISELKLYLGVEGKDDLLSLLLDMTNDVIKSYCYCDDEDLEEIPTSTKLWIAATLYEKRKANGIASKTQGSRSITYTNVLSDDIKRQLNNFRRIRGVENV
- a CDS encoding phage head closure protein is translated as MFNNHELTLLVMSEGYMNEDDIWIEGELTPSKTVLADVQPYTRELAYKEYGYDSNVQYRAYMDYDSVFTEGEKVLLDGKQYVIKKLIAWDEEYQELLLDGA
- a CDS encoding HK97 gp10 family phage protein, with the protein product MGLRRTVHRTAAEVIRERRERQKELMKTGCAMITADAKLLAPVDTTELKRRIDDDVRQEGNKTIGTVFSPVDYAYWAEQKQPHLEPAVDQNLQAVKNLFRGL
- a CDS encoding P22 coat protein - protein 5 domain protein translates to MSITNFMPTVWSARLNENLRKAMVYGSLVNTDYEGDIAGIGSTVKINTMGAVTIGDYDKDNGTGNPQELDSSQTTLTLDQQKFFNFKVDDIDKAQTRNNLVDLAMSEAAYGLADIMDKYIASHYTDVSNKNTIGSDASPITATKEDAYDQLVDMSVKLSESNVPKMGRWVVVPEFYHGLLQKDPRFTKDSNVLATGYIGNVSGMQVYTSNNVPNVSGQKYKVIAGTRIAISFAQSIDSIEAYRPENFFADAMKGLQFYGGKVIKPEALAVMTVNR